One Sulfurimonas sp. HSL-3221 genomic window, ATCAACCTCCTTTCCAATGCGGTCAAGTTTACCAACAGCGGCGGCGCGATCAACGTCAATGTCCGCCGCGAAGCGTGCGATACGCCAAACCGCGCCCGCATCCGCTTCGATGTCAAAGACAGCGGGATCGGCGTTACCGCGGAGCAGAAAGCCCGCATCTTCGAGGCCTTCGGTCAGGCGGACACCTCCATTACCCGTAAATACGGCGGTACCGGCCTGGGTCTGACGATCTCGAGCAGCTTCATCGAGCTGATGGGCGGCAAACTCGACCTTGAAAGCGAACCGGGACAGGGAACCACCTTCTTCTTCACCCTTGAACTCGAAGAGATCGAGACCCTTAACGAATCGCTTCAAAACAGTTTCACCAATATCAACGCGCTCATTATGAACGATGAAACGCGCCAGAAGGCACAGACGGAATACCTGCTCGAGTACCTCAACTTCTACGGCGTCAAACATACGACATTCAATGACCTCCGCGAGCTGCAGCAGCTCCAGCAGAAGGGCAGTTACGACATTCTGATCGCCGACTTCGACTATTGTGACGAAGAGGTCCTGCAACAGGTCAGTACAACGCCGGAAGCAACCATCTTGATCACCAAGTCCTACTACATGAAGAAGATCGAGAGTATGGAGCTCGAACTGTTCAAGGTCCTCTACGAGCCGCTGAACGGTACGAAACTGCAGTCGGTGCTCGAATCCTTCGACGCCGAAGACTACGTCGTCAAAAAAGCGCAGAAAAAACGTAAAAAAGTCAGCGCTGACAGCCGTTTCGACGCGAAGGTCCTCGTCGCCGAAGACAACATCATCAACCAGAAGCTGATCCGCCGCACCCTCGAAGAGCTCGGCCTGGAGATCACCATCGCCAATAACGGTCTCGAAGCCTTCGAGAAACGTAAAAACGGCAACTTCGACCTTATCTTCATGGATATCCAGATGCCGGTCCTCGACGGGATGGAAGCGACCATGGAGATCCTCGACTTCGAAGAGGACGAAAATCAGCCGCACGTGCCTATTATCGCCCTGACGGCCAACGCCCTCAAAGGGGACCGCGAACGGTTTATGGACGTCGGGATGGATGAGTATACGACCAAACCGCTGGTACGTACCGAAATCCTCAACCTGCTCAGCCAGTTCATCGGCGACAAGATCGTCGATGTCCGCCAAACGGAAACAGCCGAGGAGACGCTCCCGACCACAGCAGAAGCAGCCCCGGAAGAAACGGTTGCCGCTGCTGCCCCGGAGATCACCTATAGCGCCGATATCCTGCTGGTGAAAAAAGGGATTCTTGAGAGCAAGCTTTTCGGGCAACTTCTTGCCGATCTCGGCTTCACGTACGACAGCGAAAGCGGTGCCGAAAACATGATGCATGCCCTCGAAGAGAAGGCCTACAAGCTCGTGCTGTTCGACCAGGAGATCGAGGGGCTTGACTTAGAAAGCCTGCAAAAGACGCTGGAAAGCAAAGGGCATAAAACCGCGACTGTCATGATGGTCGACCCGGGTGTCGAGCCCGATGAAACCACACGCAGCCGCGTGAACGACGTCATCAAAAACGTCATTAACAAAGACCTTCTGCGTCTGATCTTTGAAAAATACGTATAAACTCTAAAGGAAACTGAATGCCGAACAAACAACTGAAAGTACTCGCCGTCGATGACGACCTGATCAACCTGAAGCTGCTCAAGTCCATGCTGATGAAAACAGGATATGTCGCCGAAGTCATTGAAGCCAAAAACGGTGCCGACGCCATCGGTGAGCTTAAAAATACCGCGGACATCGACGTCGTACTTCTCGACATTATCATGCCGGTCATGGGCGGTCTGGACATGCTTCGCGTCTTGCGTGCAGACGAGAACCTGAAGCAGCCGCCGGTCATCGTACTGACGACGGACGAGACGAAAAAAGCCGAGGCCCTCGAAGCCGGTGCCAACGGCTTCCTGATGAAACCGGTGCGTGAGAAAGAGCTCAGCGCAAAGATCTCCCAGCTGATCCTCTGATCGGCCGGGCTCCCTCCTTTTCCCCCTACACGCCTGAGAGAACGCGATTGACCGAATAGCGCATATCGTCGTCCAGGTTTTCCATCTTATCCATCATCCACTGTAGATACCCGCGATCATCCGCCGCGATTTCAAAGAGCGTCTTTCCTTTGTATTTGCCAAAGCGCATCGGCCCTTTGTAAAAGACCGGTTCCTTCGTCAGCGCGACCATCTTCTCGACAGGGTTCTCTCCGGGAAAACGCTCCTGGACACGCGCGCGCAGACGGCTCAAAAAGAGTTTCAGCGTCAGGACGTCGCCGATGGCGTCATGGGCCTTGATCTCGACCCCCAGTTTCTGCGCTTCCGCCGCTTCCTCTTTGTAAAGCCCCATCTTATAGCGGAAATACTGCAGCCGGTGGGCCTCTTCCTCTTCGAAAACATGGCGGGCACAGCGCAGAGTATCGATGAGTTTCATGCCATTGGCAAACCCCTCTTTTTCCAGCATCCCCAGGTCAAAAGGGGCATTGTGGATCACGAGGTAGTTCTCGTCCCGGTTCAGCGCCATGAGTGCCCGGTACGCCGCCGTCTCGGTACAGAGGGGTTTACCTTCGATCATCTCCGGCGTAATGTGGTGCACTTCCATCGCGCCGAACGCGATCGGCACTTCCGCGGAACAGAAATCGTTGTAAACCTCCGTCTGCTGTCCCGCTTCCAGGACAATGAATCCAAGCTGGATAATGCGGTCCGTTTCCCCTGCCCCCGTCGTCTCCGTGTCCAGCAATACGAATTTCGCCATGCCTATCGTTCCTCCTCGTCAAAAAGTTCGTTGAAAAGCCGCTCCATATCAAACACGGCCTTGGGCGTCTTCCACAGCAGATGCGGCAGCAGTTCGAGGAAAAAGTAGCCTACATAGATCATCGGGTAGAAGATCTTGACCTCGTAATAGAGCTGTTTATAGGTGTGGTGCGCACGGATCCACCGCCGTGCCATCTTCGACCCCCCCATCGCCAGGTTGACCTCGAAGGAGACAATGAAGCCCCAGACGAGATAGGTGAGAATCGTTCCGAAAAAGAGGTACCAAAAAGAGAACTGGAGTGAATAAAACATCCTGTCATTGTGCCATAGCAAACCCGTAACTAACCAAAAAGTGTCTACAATGTGTCCCATGATATCAAGTGTCTTCGGTTATCTCGGTATTGTGCTCGCACTCGGCGGCGGACTCTGGCGGATCGAGACGCGCACCCCTCTCAAACTCTTTACCTGGCTGCCCGCCATCGTCCTGATCTATCTCCTTGCCATTACGCTCTCTCAAAGCGGCCTCTTCGCCCAGAACGCTGCACAGACCTTCGCCTATAAAGAGGTAAAATCCTGGCTCCTGCCGATGATGCTCTTCATCATGCTGCTCCGGCTGGACCTGCGTGCATTCCTCACGCTGGGCAGACCCTTGCTACTGGCCTACGGTGCTGCCGTCCTCTCCATCGCCGGCGCCTTCTTCGGCATCTTTGCCCTCTTTGACTTCGGACCAGAAGCCGCCGGCGTCTTCGGAGCGCTTGGCGGGAGCTGGACCGGCGGAACGGCCAATATGCTCGCCGTCGCCGCGGCCCTTGGCATCTCCGAAGCCCAGTTGGGGCCGGCGCTGGTCGTCGACTCACTGCTCTATACGCTCTGGGTCAGCGCCCTGCTGCTTGCCGTTCCCTTTGCCCGCCGTTTTGACCGCTGGAACGGGACCAAAACCATGGAAGCGGCCCCATCGGAAACCGTAGAGGGCAGAGGCGGCTTCCGCTCTTTCCTCATCCTCACTGCTGTCGCCCTCCTTATCGCGTTCGCGCTCAGATACATCGCCGCGCTGCTTCCCCTCTTACCCGAAAGCACCTGGAGCGTACTTCTCGCGACACTTGCGGGCGTCGCAGGCAGTTTCACGCCGATGAGACGCCTGGGAGGCAGCAGCACGCTCGCTTCCTTCCTGCTCTATCTGCTGGTGGCGCTGATCGGGTCCCATGCCTCCTTGCATGGTTTCACCGAAGTGCCGCGCTACCTTGCTGCGGCCGCCTCCATTCTCATCCTTCACGCCCTCTTCATGCTCCTGATCGCACGGCTCTTCAGACTCTCGTTCTTCACGATCGGTGTCGCTTCCCTGGCCAATATCGGTGGGGTCGCCTCGGCCCCCATTCTGGCGGCTGCCTATAACCGTCTGCTCATCGGCCCCGCCGTCATTATGGCCGTAATGGGCTATCTGATCGGTACCCTCGTCGGCCTGCTGATCGCCTCCGGCCTGCAGAGTATCGCCGCATGACCATCAGCAGTACGCGCGTCTATCGCGCATCCATCCCTCTCGCCACTCCCTTTGTCACGGCACTTCGGCGTGTTGAGGATGTCACCTTTGTCGTCCTCGAATTACACATGGACAACGGTGCTCGCGCTTACGGCAGTGCACCGGCGACCAAGGCGA contains:
- a CDS encoding ATP-binding protein → MNLGLKSQLRLISLLPILLLLSLASFYVYTSFKDYQSAEVLQTKLAENKYLNELFTNISRERGMTVMYMGNHSEATKKSLLAQRDIVDQGLAQLSSTLNAQDSTALQGTANTIEEVRNAVDTGNAEFESVYAEAYGSLLTSILDILGHITQISDDKALSSSASAYYNLLQSEFYTASERDFISFILARSTALETEEVNRWLSLIGRADAISYDTALDADLKAAMDALFKSEDNVELFEDITAERAEIIQAINDGLYSTQSGVWFAMLSEKTNLLSEAETVLIEAMDKRAAVVQTQALEILTAAVVIWAIAIIIALLGYFLANDIARNIKDLESVLKRAAEGIETESSDINLETAKGTAQAYALLEGVIEQTRMDKVSAQEASEAKSMFLANMSHEIRTPLNGIVGFTELLKDTDLQEEQREFIDIIEKSSENLLEIINNILDLSKIESNKLEIEEIAFNPLEEFESAVEVYAVRASEKHIDLGCFIDPSLERPLKGDPTKIKEVLINLLSNAVKFTNSGGAINVNVRREACDTPNRARIRFDVKDSGIGVTAEQKARIFEAFGQADTSITRKYGGTGLGLTISSSFIELMGGKLDLESEPGQGTTFFFTLELEEIETLNESLQNSFTNINALIMNDETRQKAQTEYLLEYLNFYGVKHTTFNDLRELQQLQQKGSYDILIADFDYCDEEVLQQVSTTPEATILITKSYYMKKIESMELELFKVLYEPLNGTKLQSVLESFDAEDYVVKKAQKKRKKVSADSRFDAKVLVAEDNIINQKLIRRTLEELGLEITIANNGLEAFEKRKNGNFDLIFMDIQMPVLDGMEATMEILDFEEDENQPHVPIIALTANALKGDRERFMDVGMDEYTTKPLVRTEILNLLSQFIGDKIVDVRQTETAEETLPTTAEAAPEETVAAAAPEITYSADILLVKKGILESKLFGQLLADLGFTYDSESGAENMMHALEEKAYKLVLFDQEIEGLDLESLQKTLESKGHKTATVMMVDPGVEPDETTRSRVNDVIKNVINKDLLRLIFEKYV
- a CDS encoding response regulator, whose amino-acid sequence is MPNKQLKVLAVDDDLINLKLLKSMLMKTGYVAEVIEAKNGADAIGELKNTADIDVVLLDIIMPVMGGLDMLRVLRADENLKQPPVIVLTTDETKKAEALEAGANGFLMKPVREKELSAKISQLIL
- a CDS encoding 3'-5' exonuclease, producing MAKFVLLDTETTGAGETDRIIQLGFIVLEAGQQTEVYNDFCSAEVPIAFGAMEVHHITPEMIEGKPLCTETAAYRALMALNRDENYLVIHNAPFDLGMLEKEGFANGMKLIDTLRCARHVFEEEEAHRLQYFRYKMGLYKEEAAEAQKLGVEIKAHDAIGDVLTLKLFLSRLRARVQERFPGENPVEKMVALTKEPVFYKGPMRFGKYKGKTLFEIAADDRGYLQWMMDKMENLDDDMRYSVNRVLSGV
- a CDS encoding DUF819 family protein, whose protein sequence is MISSVFGYLGIVLALGGGLWRIETRTPLKLFTWLPAIVLIYLLAITLSQSGLFAQNAAQTFAYKEVKSWLLPMMLFIMLLRLDLRAFLTLGRPLLLAYGAAVLSIAGAFFGIFALFDFGPEAAGVFGALGGSWTGGTANMLAVAAALGISEAQLGPALVVDSLLYTLWVSALLLAVPFARRFDRWNGTKTMEAAPSETVEGRGGFRSFLILTAVALLIAFALRYIAALLPLLPESTWSVLLATLAGVAGSFTPMRRLGGSSTLASFLLYLLVALIGSHASLHGFTEVPRYLAAAASILILHALFMLLIARLFRLSFFTIGVASLANIGGVASAPILAAAYNRLLIGPAVIMAVMGYLIGTLVGLLIASGLQSIAA